A region of Subdoligranulum variabile DNA encodes the following proteins:
- a CDS encoding glycosyltransferase family 2 protein, which produces MLISLIVPCYNEEESMPLFYKEASRVAAEMKTSHGAEFEFIFIDDGSRDGTLRVARELHAQDPRVRYVSFSRNFGKEAGIYAGLQAAKGDYVATMDADLQDPPALLPAMLDTLLGGEYDCAATRRTTRKGEPPLRSWFAKKFYQIINKMSDTEIVDGARDFRLMSRKMVNAVLSMAEYNRFSKGIFSWVGFKTKWFDYENIERVAGTTKWNFWGLFKYSIEGIVGFSTTPLLVAAGAGVLFCILAFIGILFVVIRALAFGDPTSGWPSLVCIMLLCSGVQLFCIGIVGEYLAKTYLEVKHRPIYIVAETEEGR; this is translated from the coding sequence ATGCTGATCAGTCTGATCGTTCCGTGTTATAACGAAGAGGAATCCATGCCTCTTTTTTACAAGGAGGCCAGCCGTGTGGCGGCCGAAATGAAAACCAGCCATGGCGCGGAGTTTGAGTTTATCTTTATCGACGACGGTTCCCGGGACGGCACCCTGCGTGTCGCCCGGGAACTTCACGCGCAGGATCCCCGGGTGCGGTATGTCTCTTTCAGCCGCAATTTCGGCAAGGAGGCCGGCATCTACGCAGGCCTGCAGGCGGCCAAAGGGGATTATGTAGCCACCATGGATGCCGATCTGCAGGACCCGCCTGCCCTGCTGCCCGCCATGCTGGATACCCTGCTGGGCGGGGAGTATGACTGCGCCGCCACCCGCCGCACCACCCGCAAGGGGGAACCGCCGCTGCGCAGCTGGTTTGCCAAAAAATTCTACCAGATCATCAACAAGATGTCCGACACTGAGATCGTGGACGGCGCCCGGGATTTCCGGCTCATGAGCCGCAAGATGGTCAACGCCGTGCTCAGCATGGCGGAGTACAACCGGTTCAGCAAGGGTATCTTCAGCTGGGTGGGCTTCAAGACCAAGTGGTTCGACTACGAGAACATTGAGCGGGTGGCCGGCACCACCAAGTGGAACTTCTGGGGGCTGTTCAAATACTCCATCGAGGGCATCGTGGGCTTCTCCACCACCCCGCTGCTGGTGGCAGCGGGGGCCGGCGTGCTGTTCTGCATCCTGGCCTTTATCGGCATCCTCTTTGTGGTGATCCGCGCCCTGGCCTTTGGCGATCCCACCTCGGGCTGGCCCAGCCTCGTCTGCATCATGCTGCTGTGCAGCGGTGTGCAGCTGTTCTGCATCGGCATCGTGGGTGAATACCTGGCCAAAACCTATCTGGAAGTCAAGCACCGTCCCATCTACATCGTGGCGGAAACCGAGGAAGGACGCTGA